A window of Amycolatopsis australiensis contains these coding sequences:
- a CDS encoding fatty acyl-AMP ligase: MPRPPVTVPEAVLRVSIVERLFARADDDRPLFTHQDHTRGAEHTLTWAQFAARVRVVAGELRRTAEPGERVAVLAGQELAYPVAFFGALAAGLVAVPLMAPATRAQADRLAGVLADCGARVWLTSSAAAARLPAHEHVVVVDELTGPGADPVPVAPEDPAYLQYTSGSTREPAGAVIPHRAIVAACWQGSRAYAVDEGTTCAGWIPFFHDMGLIQLLCLPVFAGARAVFMAPAEFVHRPRRWLRQLADHPAVFTAAPNFAYDLAADAGADDDLDLSDVRVALNGSEPVRPRTIERFQEVFGPRGFRRAAHRPSYGLAEATVYVASAGPEGPRGAVFDREALAQGRAVETAGGQELVSVGRPVGQLVRIVRDGREQPEGAVGEIWVRGPNVATGYWGRGDAAAFGATLDGLGGWLRTGDLGVVHRGDLYVTGRLKDLIVIDGRNFHPQDIEAAAGEAHPAIRRDRVAAFGVTDERGEGAMVVAECVRDAGADVKEVTRAVLRAVSREHDLTLRAVHLVPSGGLPRTSSGKVARSAARARYGGARG, encoded by the coding sequence GTGCCCCGTCCGCCGGTGACCGTGCCCGAGGCGGTGCTGCGCGTCTCGATCGTGGAGCGGCTGTTCGCCCGCGCGGACGACGACCGGCCGCTGTTCACCCACCAGGATCACACCCGCGGCGCCGAGCACACGCTGACGTGGGCCCAGTTCGCCGCCCGGGTCCGGGTCGTGGCGGGCGAGCTGCGCCGGACGGCCGAGCCGGGGGAGCGCGTCGCCGTCCTCGCCGGGCAGGAGCTGGCCTACCCGGTCGCCTTCTTCGGCGCGCTGGCCGCCGGACTGGTGGCGGTCCCGCTGATGGCGCCCGCGACCCGGGCCCAGGCCGACCGGCTCGCGGGGGTGCTGGCCGACTGCGGCGCCCGCGTCTGGCTGACGTCGTCGGCCGCGGCGGCGCGGCTGCCCGCGCACGAGCACGTCGTGGTGGTCGACGAGCTGACCGGGCCGGGCGCCGATCCGGTGCCCGTGGCGCCGGAGGATCCGGCCTATCTGCAGTACACGTCCGGTTCGACGCGCGAACCGGCCGGCGCGGTGATCCCGCACCGGGCGATCGTCGCGGCCTGCTGGCAGGGCTCGCGTGCCTACGCCGTGGACGAGGGCACCACCTGCGCCGGCTGGATCCCGTTCTTCCACGACATGGGCCTGATCCAGCTGCTGTGCCTGCCGGTCTTCGCCGGCGCGCGGGCGGTGTTCATGGCGCCGGCGGAGTTCGTCCACCGGCCGCGGCGGTGGCTGCGGCAGCTCGCGGACCACCCCGCCGTGTTCACCGCCGCCCCGAACTTCGCCTACGACCTCGCCGCCGACGCCGGCGCGGACGACGACCTCGATCTTTCGGACGTGCGCGTGGCGCTCAACGGCAGCGAACCCGTGCGGCCCCGGACGATCGAACGCTTCCAGGAAGTCTTCGGCCCGCGCGGGTTCCGGCGGGCGGCACACCGGCCTTCGTACGGACTGGCCGAAGCCACCGTGTACGTCGCGAGCGCGGGCCCGGAAGGCCCGCGCGGCGCCGTGTTCGACCGCGAAGCGCTCGCGCAGGGGCGGGCCGTCGAAACCGCCGGTGGCCAGGAGCTCGTGTCGGTGGGCCGCCCCGTCGGGCAGCTCGTCCGGATCGTCCGCGACGGCCGCGAGCAGCCCGAGGGCGCGGTCGGCGAAATCTGGGTGCGCGGCCCGAACGTCGCCACCGGCTACTGGGGCCGCGGCGACGCGGCCGCGTTCGGCGCCACCCTGGACGGTCTCGGCGGCTGGCTGCGCACCGGCGACCTCGGCGTCGTGCACCGCGGCGACCTCTACGTCACCGGGCGGCTCAAAGACCTGATCGTCATCGACGGCCGCAACTTCCACCCGCAGGACATCGAGGCGGCGGCGGGCGAGGCCCATCCCGCGATCCGCCGCGACCGCGTCGCCGCGTTCGGCGTCACGGACGAGCGAGGTGAAGGCGCGATGGTGGTGGCGGAGTGCGTTCGCGACGCCGGCGCGGACGTCAAGGAAGTCACCCGGGCCGTGCTGCGCGCGGTGTCGCGCGAGCACGATCTCACGCTCCGTGCGGTACATCTGGTCCCTTCCGGCGGACTTCCGCGCACATCGAGCGGCAAGGTCGCCCGGTCGGCCGCCAGGGCACGTTATGGTGGCGCCCGTGGGTGA
- a CDS encoding acyl carrier protein: MVAPVGDHRAEVTKVVSDTFRLDPALVEPDAPLEELGIDSKGRIRLLAALEVYYGVTIDLDLLDRFTDVGSVAAVLAEALGTGGSTGEARK, encoded by the coding sequence ATGGTGGCGCCCGTGGGTGATCACCGCGCCGAGGTCACGAAGGTCGTCAGCGACACCTTCCGGCTCGACCCGGCCCTCGTCGAGCCCGACGCGCCCCTGGAGGAGCTGGGCATCGACTCGAAGGGCCGGATCCGGCTCCTGGCGGCGCTGGAGGTCTACTACGGCGTGACGATCGACCTGGACCTGCTCGATCGGTTCACCGACGTGGGTTCGGTGGCCGCCGTGCTCGCGGAAGCCCTGGGAACTGGCGGATCTACCGGAGAGGCGCGGAAATGA
- a CDS encoding class I SAM-dependent methyltransferase translates to MTWERDPSRYAGSAAHYARGRVAYPAELATAFAAELDSDGSGRLLDVGCGPGSLTLLLAGSFTEAVGLDADADMLAEADRLARRAGIGHCRWVHRRAEELPAGLGRFRLVTFAQSFHWLDRLRVATTVHGMLTRGGVCAHVHATTHEGIDGTVPHAEIAELVKEYLGRVRRAGRGSPGDEDEIYRAAGFRRRRRFEVPGPVVTRSADEVVAAVFSLSSSTPHLFGDRREEFEADLRELLGRASPEGVFTERLREIAVDLWEP, encoded by the coding sequence GTGACTTGGGAACGGGATCCGTCCCGGTACGCCGGCAGTGCGGCCCACTACGCCCGTGGCCGCGTGGCCTATCCGGCGGAGCTGGCCACGGCGTTCGCCGCGGAACTGGATTCGGACGGCTCGGGGCGTCTGCTCGACGTCGGCTGCGGGCCGGGGTCGCTGACGCTGTTGCTGGCGGGGTCGTTCACGGAGGCGGTCGGGCTCGACGCGGACGCGGACATGCTGGCCGAAGCGGACCGGCTCGCGCGCCGGGCGGGAATCGGCCACTGCCGGTGGGTGCACCGGCGTGCGGAGGAGCTGCCGGCCGGGCTCGGCCGGTTCCGGCTGGTGACGTTCGCCCAGTCGTTCCACTGGTTGGACCGGCTTCGCGTGGCGACGACGGTGCACGGAATGCTCACCCGGGGCGGGGTGTGCGCGCACGTGCACGCGACGACCCACGAAGGCATCGACGGAACGGTGCCGCACGCGGAGATCGCGGAGCTGGTCAAGGAGTACCTCGGCCGGGTCCGGAGGGCGGGCCGCGGATCACCGGGCGACGAAGACGAGATCTACCGGGCAGCGGGGTTCCGCCGCCGGCGGCGGTTCGAGGTGCCGGGCCCGGTGGTGACCCGCTCGGCGGACGAGGTGGTGGCGGCGGTGTTCTCGCTGTCGAGTTCGACGCCCCATCTGTTCGGTGACCGGCGGGAGGAGTTCGAGGCTGATTTGCGGGAGCTGCTCGGCCGGGCGAGTCCGGAAGGGGTGTTCACCGAGCGGCTGCGGGAGATCGCCGTCGATCTGTGGGAGCCGTGA
- a CDS encoding hemerythrin domain-containing protein produces the protein MPENEEDVIELLQRQHREIRELFAGLETADGDRRQELFHDLVRLLAVHETAEEMVVHPEIRDLEPAAEPVVAARLGEEHRAKELLSTLQKMGPEADGFDTLLVQLRDDVLAHAEHEEREEFPLLRAHRPPERLRAMAATAKLAEAVGPTRPHPGVESATANLVLGPPAAIMDRARDLIRGALGK, from the coding sequence GTGCCGGAGAACGAAGAGGACGTCATCGAGCTGCTGCAGCGGCAGCACCGGGAGATCCGCGAGCTGTTCGCCGGGCTGGAGACCGCGGACGGCGACCGCCGTCAGGAGCTGTTCCACGACCTCGTGCGGCTGCTCGCGGTGCACGAGACGGCGGAGGAAATGGTCGTGCACCCCGAGATCCGCGACCTCGAACCCGCCGCCGAGCCGGTCGTCGCGGCGCGGCTGGGCGAGGAGCACCGCGCCAAGGAACTGCTGAGCACCCTGCAGAAGATGGGGCCGGAGGCCGACGGCTTCGACACGCTCCTCGTGCAGCTGCGCGACGATGTGCTGGCCCACGCCGAGCACGAGGAACGCGAGGAGTTCCCGCTGCTGCGGGCGCACCGGCCGCCGGAGCGGCTGCGCGCGATGGCCGCGACGGCGAAGCTCGCCGAAGCGGTCGGGCCGACCCGGCCGCACCCCGGTGTCGAGAGCGCGACGGCGAACCTGGTCCTGGGCCCGCCCGCCGCGATCATGGACCGGGCGCGTGACCTCATCCGCGGCGCGCTGGGGAAGTGA
- a CDS encoding WXG100 family type VII secretion target, whose protein sequence is MADRKTWSDVKAVLDDPSVPAAQKTALISSWLRENPPPPPFLADQEPDDIKQKRQEAAKYAGAYDANPFFAGQSVDEAYDKAKQSGDRNSYNQDQEKKAVDEGKAKLDGTQPPASGDDGSSTGTKTSDEIFDAAAPALKLFETFGSLLAKIPDDCRGNTRPIDLDKDIRAPFDEQRGISFADFVADAAHFKRGADTVDRTLQDTGAQLSSLYRTWSGAGADAASDTYNDKIQPKAAKLAQTLGNASEATLHTATTVFQLCKGKADAVVGMYTDLVGKADYTMAQKVVAVANGEHGNEEDLAQIAGWMDLNFGTNLVQTLNDRGCCDGDEIKQHGQDLAKQWIQNQFNPDMWDRLYQGFAKTCKDTKDLVDQAYDALDKVMGAVKNEFERVSLPGGSGAGGSGAGGPGAAGGSGGGAGSGAGVPDGSGTGVPGGGSGGSGAGVPGGSGGSGAGLPDGSGVGVPAGSGGSGAGVPGGSGGSGADVPGGSGAGMPGGSGLPGGSGAGGPSGSGAGVSGGSGSGVLGGFGAADGPGGSGPDIPGGGAGSGGGSVPPIPDGGSGSGVPGGGVDVPSGASGGPGSGGGGGGPLPSIPDLSTPSGGSGSGSGSGGGGSIPPIPDLSTPSGESGEATTPSSVPPPDGQAAAEAARKRAADALSQFSGPGIQTESGSGPAGDDGTAADTPKEFGGDPIKTDPTGDGGKLGDGEPDVLKVKQGDKTFEMTEPDHDGKMDIKVGDGPGDPKDFKLDWSTESPQGTDDGTYHPGADGKIHIEDGDVKITAERPDGPDGPTVVTVDDGKGTPTTYTLGEEDKPSDTPGADLPSHRGTLDDPGTHHAGDTSHGDGSHSGGEGSHSGGHSQSSGSHGGSDSGSDNSHSSGSHAGENSHDGSGSPSSDTSRSSESHGGGSHSGGTSHTGGADNPAPHHGGGGPSAAGFAGGSHGGFPAHSFDGGGLGETPTSGGAHTGTAQPQPVAAFAPAAAVGGAAGQPMSGMPGGMGAMGGGGHGGGGGDTERRSPAYRIEGAVFDNLGEPGRRIIGSLNDDDDPPSARTW, encoded by the coding sequence ATGGCCGACCGGAAGACGTGGTCCGACGTCAAGGCGGTGCTCGACGACCCGAGCGTCCCCGCCGCGCAGAAGACCGCGCTGATCAGCAGCTGGCTGCGGGAGAACCCGCCACCGCCGCCGTTCCTGGCCGACCAGGAACCCGACGACATCAAGCAGAAGCGGCAGGAAGCCGCCAAGTACGCCGGTGCGTACGACGCGAACCCGTTCTTCGCCGGCCAGTCCGTCGACGAGGCCTACGACAAGGCCAAGCAGAGCGGCGACCGGAACAGCTACAACCAGGACCAGGAAAAGAAGGCCGTCGACGAAGGCAAGGCGAAGCTCGACGGCACCCAGCCGCCGGCTTCGGGTGACGACGGGAGCAGCACGGGGACGAAGACGTCCGACGAGATCTTCGACGCGGCCGCCCCGGCGCTGAAGCTGTTCGAGACGTTCGGGTCGCTGCTGGCCAAGATCCCCGACGACTGCCGCGGCAACACCCGCCCGATCGACCTGGACAAGGACATCCGGGCGCCGTTCGACGAGCAGCGCGGGATCAGCTTCGCGGACTTCGTCGCGGACGCGGCGCACTTCAAGCGCGGCGCGGACACGGTGGACCGGACGCTGCAGGACACCGGCGCCCAGCTGAGCAGCCTGTACCGGACGTGGAGCGGCGCGGGAGCCGACGCGGCGTCGGACACCTACAACGACAAGATCCAGCCGAAGGCGGCCAAGCTGGCGCAGACGCTCGGCAACGCGAGCGAAGCGACCCTGCACACCGCGACCACGGTGTTCCAGCTGTGCAAGGGCAAGGCCGACGCGGTGGTCGGCATGTACACCGATCTGGTCGGCAAAGCGGACTACACGATGGCGCAGAAGGTGGTCGCCGTCGCCAACGGCGAACACGGCAACGAGGAGGACCTCGCCCAGATCGCGGGCTGGATGGACCTCAACTTCGGCACGAACCTCGTCCAGACGCTGAACGACCGGGGCTGCTGCGACGGCGACGAGATCAAGCAGCACGGCCAGGACCTGGCCAAGCAGTGGATCCAGAACCAGTTCAACCCCGACATGTGGGACCGGCTGTACCAAGGGTTCGCGAAGACTTGCAAGGACACGAAGGACCTGGTCGACCAGGCGTACGACGCGCTCGACAAGGTCATGGGCGCGGTGAAGAACGAGTTCGAGCGTGTGTCGCTGCCCGGTGGTTCCGGGGCCGGTGGTTCCGGGGCCGGTGGGCCGGGTGCCGCGGGTGGCTCGGGCGGCGGGGCCGGATCCGGTGCGGGTGTGCCGGATGGCTCGGGCACGGGTGTGCCTGGTGGGGGCTCGGGTGGATCGGGTGCGGGCGTGCCCGGTGGCTCCGGTGGCTCGGGCGCGGGTCTGCCGGATGGCTCGGGCGTGGGCGTGCCTGCCGGTTCGGGTGGCTCGGGTGCAGGTGTGCCCGGTGGCTCCGGTGGATCCGGCGCGGATGTGCCCGGTGGTTCGGGTGCGGGTATGCCTGGCGGTTCAGGTCTACCGGGTGGGTCCGGCGCGGGTGGGCCCAGCGGCTCGGGGGCGGGCGTCTCCGGTGGCTCGGGTTCCGGCGTGCTGGGCGGCTTCGGTGCGGCCGATGGTCCGGGCGGCTCGGGTCCGGATATCCCCGGCGGGGGAGCGGGCTCCGGCGGCGGCTCGGTGCCACCGATCCCCGACGGCGGTTCGGGTTCCGGCGTGCCCGGCGGCGGTGTGGACGTGCCCAGCGGCGCGAGCGGTGGCCCGGGTTCCGGCGGGGGCGGCGGTGGACCGTTGCCGTCGATTCCGGACCTGTCCACACCGTCCGGTGGTTCCGGCTCGGGCAGCGGATCCGGCGGGGGCGGCTCGATCCCGCCGATCCCGGATCTGTCCACACCTTCGGGGGAAAGCGGGGAAGCCACGACCCCGTCATCGGTACCACCCCCCGACGGCCAGGCCGCGGCGGAAGCGGCGAGGAAGCGGGCCGCGGATGCGCTGAGCCAGTTCAGCGGCCCGGGCATCCAGACGGAGTCGGGCAGCGGACCCGCGGGAGACGACGGCACGGCAGCGGACACGCCGAAGGAGTTCGGCGGCGACCCGATCAAGACGGACCCCACCGGCGACGGCGGCAAGCTGGGCGACGGCGAGCCGGACGTCCTGAAGGTCAAGCAGGGCGACAAGACGTTCGAGATGACCGAGCCCGACCACGACGGCAAGATGGACATCAAGGTCGGCGACGGCCCCGGCGACCCGAAGGACTTCAAGCTCGACTGGTCCACCGAGAGTCCACAAGGGACGGACGACGGCACGTACCACCCCGGCGCGGACGGCAAGATCCACATCGAGGACGGCGACGTCAAGATCACGGCCGAGCGTCCGGACGGCCCGGACGGCCCCACGGTGGTCACGGTCGACGACGGCAAGGGCACCCCGACGACCTACACACTGGGCGAGGAAGACAAGCCGTCGGACACACCCGGCGCCGACCTGCCCAGCCACCGCGGCACCCTCGACGACCCCGGCACGCACCACGCGGGCGACACTTCACACGGCGACGGCTCCCACAGCGGCGGCGAGGGCTCGCACTCCGGCGGCCACTCGCAGAGCAGCGGTTCGCACGGCGGTAGCGATTCGGGCAGCGACAACTCGCACAGCAGTGGTTCGCACGCAGGCGAGAACTCCCACGACGGCAGCGGTTCGCCGAGCAGCGACACTTCCCGCTCCAGCGAGTCGCACGGCGGCGGTTCCCACTCGGGTGGCACCTCGCACACCGGCGGCGCCGACAACCCAGCGCCCCATCACGGCGGGGGTGGGCCGTCGGCCGCCGGGTTCGCGGGTGGCTCGCACGGTGGCTTCCCGGCGCACAGCTTCGACGGTGGCGGACTCGGCGAAACACCCACGTCCGGCGGAGCCCACACCGGCACCGCGCAGCCGCAGCCCGTGGCCGCCTTCGCGCCCGCCGCTGCCGTCGGCGGGGCTGCCGGCCAGCCGATGTCCGGGATGCCCGGCGGCATGGGGGCCATGGGCGGTGGTGGTCACGGTGGCGGCGGGGGCGACACCGAACGGCGCTCGCCCGCCTACCGGATCGAAGGCGCCGTCTTCGACAACCTCGGTGAGCCCGGCCGCCGGATCATCGGCTCGCTGAACGACGACGACGACCCGCCGTCCGCCCGGACCTGGTAG
- the ligD gene encoding non-homologous end-joining DNA ligase, which yields MAEHPARKLRRYQQMRDFGRTAEPAGGAAGPDGHRFVVQRHRARRLHYDFRLELGGVLVSWAVPKGPTLDPKARRLAVHVEDHPIEYADFEGVIPRGEYGGGDVIVWDRGVWQPVEDDAAKAIEAGTLHFDLDGEKLAGRFVLVRTRRGDGGEKDQWFLLHKQDEHATAGWDAEDHPRSVKSGRTNDEVAAAPDALWHGDRPAAAAEEPVGFPAATDDELAALDALGVKGKWSVAGRELALTNLDKVLFPARDGGKPVTKRDLIRYYVTVGPVMLPYLAGRPLNTHRFPQGVTEPGFWQKEVPRHAPEWLTTWRNERADAGESQRYVVADSVATLAWLANYGALELHAWTSRAADVDHPTWVLFDIDPGPETTFAEVLELARLHRTALEHLGLTGRPKVTGQRGIQVWVPIAPHCTYEQTREWAETVSKTIGRVLPDLVSWAWSKDKRGGRARLDYTQNVLNKTLVAPYSVRPRPGAPVSVPLEWDELDDPELTPDRWTIREVPSRLAERGDPFAALAGVEQKLPGL from the coding sequence ATGGCAGAGCATCCGGCCCGCAAACTGCGGCGTTACCAGCAGATGCGCGACTTCGGCCGCACCGCCGAGCCGGCGGGCGGCGCGGCCGGGCCCGACGGGCACCGGTTCGTGGTGCAGCGGCACCGCGCCCGCCGGCTGCACTACGACTTCCGGCTGGAGCTGGGCGGCGTCCTGGTCAGCTGGGCGGTGCCGAAGGGGCCGACGTTGGACCCGAAGGCGCGCCGGCTGGCCGTGCACGTCGAAGACCACCCGATCGAGTACGCCGACTTCGAAGGCGTGATCCCGCGCGGCGAGTACGGCGGCGGCGACGTCATCGTCTGGGACCGCGGCGTGTGGCAGCCGGTCGAGGACGACGCCGCGAAGGCGATCGAAGCCGGCACGCTGCACTTCGACCTCGACGGCGAAAAGCTGGCCGGCCGGTTCGTCCTGGTCCGCACCCGCCGCGGCGACGGCGGTGAGAAGGACCAGTGGTTCCTGCTGCACAAGCAGGACGAGCACGCCACGGCAGGCTGGGACGCCGAGGACCACCCGCGCTCGGTGAAGAGCGGCCGCACGAACGACGAGGTGGCGGCCGCGCCGGACGCGCTGTGGCACGGCGACCGGCCGGCCGCGGCGGCCGAAGAGCCGGTGGGCTTCCCGGCCGCGACCGACGACGAGCTGGCCGCACTGGACGCGCTCGGCGTCAAGGGCAAGTGGTCGGTCGCGGGCCGCGAGCTGGCGTTGACCAACCTGGACAAGGTGCTGTTCCCCGCCCGCGACGGCGGCAAGCCGGTGACCAAGCGCGACCTCATCCGGTACTACGTCACGGTCGGGCCGGTCATGCTGCCGTACCTGGCCGGGCGGCCGCTCAACACGCACCGGTTCCCGCAGGGCGTCACCGAGCCGGGCTTCTGGCAGAAGGAGGTCCCGCGGCACGCGCCGGAGTGGCTGACGACGTGGCGCAACGAGCGCGCCGACGCGGGCGAGAGCCAGCGGTACGTCGTCGCCGACAGCGTCGCGACGCTGGCCTGGCTGGCGAACTACGGCGCGCTGGAGCTGCACGCCTGGACGTCCCGAGCCGCGGACGTCGACCACCCGACGTGGGTGCTGTTCGACATCGACCCGGGCCCGGAGACGACGTTCGCGGAGGTGCTGGAACTGGCCCGGCTGCACCGGACGGCGCTGGAGCACCTCGGCCTGACCGGGCGGCCGAAGGTCACCGGCCAGCGGGGGATCCAGGTGTGGGTGCCGATCGCGCCGCACTGCACGTACGAGCAGACGCGCGAGTGGGCCGAGACGGTGTCGAAGACGATCGGGCGGGTGCTGCCGGACCTGGTCAGCTGGGCGTGGTCCAAGGACAAGCGCGGCGGCCGCGCCCGGCTCGACTACACGCAGAACGTGCTCAACAAGACGCTGGTCGCGCCGTACAGCGTGCGCCCGCGGCCGGGGGCGCCGGTGTCGGTGCCGCTGGAGTGGGACGAACTGGACGATCCGGAGCTGACGCCGGACCGGTGGACGATCCGGGAGGTGCCGTCCCGCCTGGCCGAGCGGGGCGACCCGTTCGCGGCGCTGGCCGGTGTGGAGCAGAAGCTGCCGGGGCTGTAA
- a CDS encoding glycoside hydrolase family 13 protein, whose amino-acid sequence MDSANWWRDAVVYEVYVRSFADADGDGTGDLAGLRSRLGYLAGLGVDAVWATPWYRSPMVDGGYDVEDHRSVDPLFGTDADVPELVAAAHELGLRVLVDVVPNHTSDRHRWFRAALAAAPGSPERARYHFRAGRGRDGELPPTDWRSVFGGPAWTRVPGGEWYLHLFAPEQPDLNWDNAEVRAEFEDLLRFWFSRGVDGVRIDVAHGLLKDPAFPDLGADDEEIVRPPGRGRHPHWDLDGVHDIYRSWRRIAGEFEPGRVFVAEAWVDRPDRLARYVRPDELHTAFNFDFLRCDWDAGALRAVIDRTLEALPPVGAPATWVLSNHDVVRHVTRFAPGGDLARGTRRARAALLLMLALPGGAYLYQGEELGLAEVEDLPEAVLADPTWERSGHTRRGRDGCRVPLPWSGTAPPFGFGPEGGSPWLPQPAHWRTATAEAQAADPASMLSLYRAALATRRGHPALGDGTMTWLPSSSGVLSFAREPGFACLVNLSDEACELPGDARVLLASVPPEDGRVPPDAAVWLDRS is encoded by the coding sequence ATGGATTCCGCGAACTGGTGGCGCGACGCCGTCGTCTACGAGGTCTACGTCCGCAGCTTCGCCGACGCGGACGGCGACGGCACCGGAGACCTGGCGGGCCTGCGCTCCCGTCTCGGCTACCTGGCCGGCCTCGGCGTCGACGCGGTGTGGGCCACGCCGTGGTACCGCTCGCCGATGGTCGACGGCGGCTACGACGTCGAAGACCACCGGTCCGTCGACCCGCTGTTCGGCACCGACGCCGACGTCCCCGAGCTGGTCGCGGCGGCACACGAACTCGGGCTGCGGGTGCTCGTCGACGTCGTGCCGAACCACACCTCCGACCGGCACCGGTGGTTCCGCGCCGCGCTGGCCGCCGCGCCCGGCTCGCCCGAACGCGCGCGGTACCACTTCCGGGCCGGCCGTGGCCGGGACGGCGAGCTGCCGCCCACCGACTGGCGCAGCGTCTTCGGCGGCCCCGCCTGGACCCGCGTGCCCGGCGGCGAGTGGTACCTGCACCTGTTCGCCCCCGAGCAGCCCGACCTCAACTGGGACAACGCCGAAGTCCGGGCCGAGTTCGAGGACCTGCTGCGGTTCTGGTTCTCCCGCGGCGTCGACGGTGTCCGCATCGACGTCGCCCACGGCCTGCTCAAGGACCCCGCCTTCCCCGACCTGGGCGCCGACGACGAAGAGATCGTCCGGCCGCCCGGCCGCGGCCGCCACCCGCACTGGGACCTCGACGGCGTGCACGACATCTACCGCTCCTGGCGCAGGATCGCCGGCGAGTTCGAACCCGGCCGCGTGTTCGTCGCCGAAGCGTGGGTCGACCGGCCGGACCGCCTCGCGCGCTACGTCCGCCCGGACGAGCTGCACACCGCGTTCAACTTCGACTTCCTGCGCTGCGACTGGGACGCCGGCGCGCTGCGGGCCGTCATCGACCGGACGCTCGAAGCCCTGCCGCCGGTCGGCGCGCCGGCGACGTGGGTGCTGTCCAACCACGACGTCGTCCGGCACGTGACGCGGTTCGCGCCCGGCGGCGACCTGGCGCGGGGCACGCGGCGGGCCCGGGCGGCGCTGCTGCTGATGCTCGCCCTGCCCGGCGGCGCGTACCTGTACCAGGGCGAGGAACTCGGGCTGGCGGAGGTCGAGGACCTGCCCGAGGCCGTGCTCGCCGACCCGACGTGGGAACGGTCCGGGCACACCCGCCGCGGCCGCGACGGCTGCCGGGTACCGCTGCCGTGGTCGGGGACGGCGCCGCCGTTCGGGTTCGGCCCCGAAGGCGGGTCGCCGTGGCTGCCGCAGCCCGCCCACTGGCGGACGGCGACGGCCGAGGCCCAGGCGGCCGATCCGGCGTCCATGCTGAGCCTGTACCGCGCCGCGCTCGCCACACGCCGCGGCCACCCGGCGCTCGGCGACGGGACGATGACGTGGCTGCCGTCGTCTTCCGGCGTGCTGTCTTTCGCGCGGGAGCCGGGGTTCGCGTGCCTGGTGAACCTGTCGGACGAGGCGTGCGAGCTGCCCGGCGACGCGCGGGTGCTGCTGGCGAGCGTGCCGCCGGAGGACGGCCGGGTGCCGCCGGACGCGGCGGTGTGGCTCGATCGGAGTTGA
- a CDS encoding DUF2087 domain-containing protein: protein MAAPEALVSALADPARLLLFARICAAPEGLPHDEVPAKLVRRLADAGLVTLGQDRCRAAPEVFRDALAKAPADPLDALFRRGRLVTIPHSGKRRQLLLAYLAERFEPGRLYTEREVREKLVMVHDDHATLRRYLVDEGLLQRSNDGGAYGRPSEARVAG, encoded by the coding sequence ATGGCCGCACCGGAAGCTCTCGTCTCCGCCCTCGCGGACCCGGCACGTCTGCTGCTGTTCGCGCGCATCTGCGCCGCGCCCGAAGGACTTCCCCACGACGAGGTCCCGGCCAAGCTCGTGCGGCGGCTGGCCGACGCGGGGCTCGTCACGCTCGGGCAGGACCGCTGCCGGGCCGCGCCCGAGGTGTTCCGCGACGCGCTGGCCAAGGCCCCGGCCGACCCGCTCGACGCGCTGTTCCGCCGCGGCCGGCTCGTCACGATCCCGCATTCGGGCAAGCGGCGGCAGCTGCTGCTCGCGTATCTCGCCGAGCGGTTCGAGCCGGGCCGGCTCTACACCGAGCGGGAAGTCCGCGAGAAGCTCGTGATGGTCCACGACGACCACGCGACGCTGCGCCGCTACCTCGTCGACGAAGGCCTGCTGCAGCGCAGCAACGACGGCGGCGCCTACGGCCGTCCGTCGGAGGCTCGCGTCGCCGGCTGA